One window from the genome of Bacillus tianshenii encodes:
- a CDS encoding deoxyribodipyrimidine photo-lyase, translated as MSEVAVVWFRRDFRLTDHHALHQVEKWCEQFDGKWVGFFHLDPYFAEELTPHHDYFFTTVAAFMDRMKQLGMPVVISYGTIDEAVDKLIEQVPEITTVFYNMDEVGRGCERDKRAEQLFKQRKITTHPLLDAHLHRADDVLKKDGTPYQVYTPYYRAWRKEMKPKPFQVSIERLQHYYIDQLNNDSESEQKWEEVVRGCSSHWKGIGETAAQQRWKTFLSKSLHHYHHKRDIPEVDGTSLLSPYLKTGSIGIRQIWADLEAIQVDEAEDEGIETFRKELAWREFYQMVHSFNPTCKDEEITEKYRHIEWEDDEEAFERWCEGRTGFPIVDAAMRQLKATGWMHNRLRMVTASFLTKDLLIDWRKGERYFEKMLIDYDESSNIGGWQWAASVGTDAVPYFRVFNPYRQSERFDPEGAFIRRYVAELKEIPADWVHTPHKAGMFYLSSYPEPIVDHSLQRKRAIELFKQK; from the coding sequence ATGAGTGAAGTGGCTGTGGTGTGGTTTCGTCGGGATTTTCGGCTGACAGACCACCACGCGTTACATCAAGTGGAGAAGTGGTGTGAGCAATTCGATGGCAAATGGGTCGGTTTTTTTCATTTAGATCCGTATTTTGCTGAGGAACTGACACCTCATCATGATTATTTTTTTACGACTGTTGCGGCTTTTATGGACCGGATGAAACAGCTCGGTATGCCGGTTGTCATTAGTTATGGAACGATTGATGAGGCAGTGGATAAGCTGATTGAACAAGTTCCAGAGATAACTACTGTTTTTTATAATATGGATGAAGTCGGGCGCGGCTGTGAGCGAGATAAGCGTGCTGAGCAATTGTTTAAGCAAAGAAAGATTACAACACATCCTTTGCTAGATGCCCATCTGCACCGTGCAGATGATGTATTGAAGAAGGATGGAACACCTTATCAAGTGTATACACCGTATTATCGGGCTTGGCGCAAGGAAATGAAGCCAAAGCCTTTTCAAGTATCAATCGAGCGGCTGCAGCATTACTACATAGACCAGCTCAATAATGATAGTGAAAGTGAACAGAAGTGGGAAGAGGTCGTTCGTGGCTGTTCCTCTCACTGGAAGGGTATCGGTGAAACAGCTGCACAACAGCGCTGGAAGACGTTTCTTTCAAAGAGCCTTCATCATTACCATCATAAACGGGATATCCCTGAAGTAGACGGGACAAGCCTCCTCTCACCTTATTTAAAGACAGGCAGTATCGGGATTCGGCAAATATGGGCTGATTTGGAAGCGATTCAAGTGGATGAAGCAGAGGATGAAGGTATTGAAACATTCAGAAAGGAACTCGCTTGGCGGGAATTTTACCAAATGGTTCATTCCTTTAATCCAACCTGTAAAGACGAAGAAATCACAGAAAAATACCGTCACATTGAATGGGAAGACGATGAGGAAGCATTCGAGCGTTGGTGTGAGGGACGAACAGGCTTTCCGATTGTTGATGCGGCGATGAGACAGCTTAAGGCAACAGGTTGGATGCATAACCGCCTGCGAATGGTTACCGCTTCGTTTCTAACAAAAGATTTGCTGATAGATTGGAGAAAAGGGGAACGTTACTTCGAGAAAATGCTCATTGACTATGATGAATCCTCTAATATTGGCGGCTGGCAATGGGCTGCATCCGTTGGAACAGATGCTGTCCCTTACTTTCGTGTCTTCAATCCATACCGGCAATCAGAACGGTTTGATCCAGAGGGGGCATTCATTCGCCGTTACGTTGCTGAATTGAAAGAGATTCCTGCAGACTGGGTCCATACACCACACAAAGCAGGTATGTTCTATTTATCCAGTTATCCTGAGCCAATTGTTGACCATTCCTTACAGCGGAAAAGAGCGATCGAATTATTTAAACAAAAATAA
- a CDS encoding heme A synthase produces MQKLFKGLAVVTTLVMAFVLIGGALVTKTGSGDGCGDSWPLCHGELIPSEITFELIIELSHRLVSGTAGILVLVLAIWAWKRIGHVRETKFLAILSVLFLVAQALLGAAAVVWQQSSTVLALHFGISLISFAAVLLLTLLIFEVDKKFDAKSVIIHKSIRKQIFALIIYCYAVVYTGALVRHMKASLACLDFPLCNGGATPTTVYEWVHMGHRVAATIFFIWVAALLVKTYRHYRHQRVLVYGMMTTFILLCLQVISGIATVMTMMNFIAIPLLHALFISCAFGVLCYLALLSTRSYKYEKEQERAA; encoded by the coding sequence TTGCAAAAACTTTTTAAAGGGCTTGCCGTTGTGACAACACTTGTAATGGCGTTTGTTCTTATCGGTGGAGCGCTCGTTACAAAGACAGGCTCCGGAGATGGCTGTGGTGATTCGTGGCCGCTTTGTCATGGTGAATTAATTCCATCAGAGATTACATTTGAACTGATTATTGAATTAAGTCACCGGCTTGTTTCTGGAACAGCAGGGATTTTAGTACTTGTGCTCGCAATTTGGGCATGGAAGCGAATCGGTCATGTCCGCGAAACGAAATTCCTTGCGATCTTATCGGTCTTATTTCTCGTAGCACAAGCATTACTAGGCGCAGCAGCTGTCGTATGGCAGCAATCTAGTACAGTGCTTGCCTTACATTTCGGAATTTCATTGATTTCATTTGCAGCCGTTCTGCTTTTGACATTGCTTATTTTTGAAGTTGATAAGAAATTTGATGCAAAGTCGGTTATTATTCATAAAAGCATTCGAAAGCAGATCTTTGCACTGATCATATACTGTTACGCAGTTGTGTATACAGGGGCGCTCGTTCGTCATATGAAGGCTTCGCTTGCTTGCTTAGACTTTCCACTCTGTAATGGCGGGGCAACACCTACAACCGTTTATGAATGGGTTCATATGGGCCACCGTGTAGCTGCAACGATCTTCTTCATCTGGGTTGCTGCACTTCTCGTGAAGACATACCGCCACTATCGTCACCAGCGAGTGCTCGTCTACGGTATGATGACAACATTTATTTTACTTTGCCTTCAAGTGATTTCAGGTATCGCAACCGTTATGACAATGATGAACTTTATTGCGATCCCACTGCTGCACGCTTTATTTATCTCTTGTGCATTTGGTGTGCTATGTTACTTAGCACTATTATCAACACGAAGCTACAAATATGAAAAAGAACAAGAAAGAGCGGCTTAA
- the cyoE gene encoding heme o synthase has translation MNNPRTMNGTAAEQVIDSRPQVNASASLWADFLALIKVGIINSNLMTTFTGIWLALHFTNQSFLGNINAVLFAMFGTALVIAGGCTLNNLYDRDIDHVMERTKTRPTVTGRFTPGRVLALGIGFSALGTILLGMASLSAAVFGLIGLFSYVVLYTMWSKRKYTLNTVVGSISGAVPPVIGWAAIDPGLHSAAWVLFLILFIWQPPHFLALAMKKCEEYRAAGIPMLPVVYGFEMTKRQIVLYILCLLPVPFYLASLGTVFLIISGILGLGWLALGIAGFYMKDDLKWATLMFVYSLNYLTIMSISLIVVTI, from the coding sequence ATGAACAATCCGAGGACGATGAACGGAACAGCAGCAGAGCAAGTTATAGATAGTCGCCCTCAGGTCAATGCGAGCGCCAGTCTTTGGGCGGATTTTCTTGCGCTTATAAAAGTAGGAATTATTAATTCTAACTTAATGACAACGTTTACGGGAATCTGGCTCGCATTGCACTTTACAAACCAAAGCTTCTTAGGAAACATCAATGCCGTTTTGTTTGCGATGTTTGGTACGGCTTTGGTGATTGCTGGCGGCTGTACATTAAATAACTTGTATGACCGTGATATCGATCATGTAATGGAAAGAACGAAAACAAGACCAACTGTAACAGGACGCTTTACACCTGGTAGAGTGTTGGCGCTTGGAATTGGTTTTTCAGCCCTTGGAACGATTCTATTAGGGATGGCTTCACTGTCAGCGGCAGTCTTTGGCTTAATTGGATTATTCAGCTATGTCGTATTGTATACGATGTGGTCGAAGCGAAAATATACATTAAATACAGTTGTTGGCAGTATTTCTGGTGCAGTACCACCTGTTATAGGGTGGGCGGCAATTGACCCCGGGTTGCATTCAGCAGCTTGGGTATTGTTTTTAATTCTATTTATTTGGCAACCGCCACACTTCCTTGCATTAGCGATGAAGAAGTGTGAAGAATATCGTGCAGCAGGTATTCCAATGCTGCCAGTTGTATACGGGTTTGAGATGACGAAGAGACAAATTGTCCTATATATATTATGTCTTCTACCTGTTCCTTTTTATTTAGCTTCCCTAGGAACAGTATTTTTAATCATCTCAGGTATTCTTGGACTTGGATGGCTTGCATTAGGAATCGCAGGCTTCTATATGAAAGACGACTTGAAATGGGCGACATTAATGTTTGTCTATTCATTGAATTATTTAACAATCATGTCCATTTCACTAATTGTTGTTACAATTTAA
- the coxB gene encoding cytochrome c oxidase subunit II: MKSSFPKWRIFASIAMLALLLSGCSGEAYLSTLRPAGEGADILYDLMLLSTGIMTLVVIVVTIIFIYVSLRFRRNKQNENEIPKQVEGNHKLEIVWTVIPIILLLILAVPTVAATFKLDVTKDTKIPDNVEEINVMAKLYWWEFEYADDKIVTSQDLVIPAGERVYFKLKAGDVKHSFWIPAIAGKIDTNTDNENRMWVKAYEPGLYYGKCTELCGPSHALMDFKVRVLSKEDYKQWKENMKQPAPEPTTATAKQGQEIFQQSCAGCHAVESEDPRPVSARLAPNLSNFADRERIAGILEHNPENLKKWLADPEAVKPGNKMTGTYKDLSDQELDALTEYMYTLTKESK; this comes from the coding sequence ATGAAATCATCTTTTCCAAAGTGGCGCATCTTTGCTTCCATTGCAATGTTAGCGCTTCTTCTGTCCGGTTGTTCCGGAGAGGCATATCTGTCAACACTGCGTCCAGCAGGTGAAGGCGCAGATATTCTCTACGATCTAATGCTACTTTCAACCGGTATTATGACGCTCGTCGTCATCGTAGTAACCATCATTTTCATCTATGTTTCTCTTCGTTTCCGTAGAAACAAGCAAAATGAAAATGAGATTCCAAAGCAAGTTGAAGGAAACCACAAACTTGAGATTGTCTGGACTGTTATTCCGATTATCTTGCTGCTTATTCTTGCAGTACCAACAGTTGCTGCAACATTTAAGCTTGACGTAACAAAGGATACGAAAATCCCTGATAACGTTGAAGAAATTAACGTTATGGCAAAGCTATACTGGTGGGAATTTGAGTATGCTGATGACAAAATTGTTACTTCTCAAGACCTTGTTATTCCAGCAGGAGAGCGTGTTTATTTTAAACTGAAAGCTGGCGATGTTAAGCACTCATTCTGGATTCCAGCAATTGCAGGTAAAATTGACACAAACACTGATAACGAAAACCGCATGTGGGTGAAAGCCTATGAGCCAGGTTTGTACTATGGTAAATGTACAGAGCTTTGTGGTCCTTCCCATGCATTGATGGACTTTAAAGTTCGTGTTCTTTCCAAAGAAGATTACAAACAATGGAAAGAAAACATGAAGCAACCAGCTCCAGAACCAACAACAGCAACAGCTAAGCAAGGTCAAGAAATTTTCCAACAAAGTTGTGCAGGCTGTCACGCAGTTGAATCTGAAGATCCACGTCCTGTAAGTGCACGTTTGGCTCCAAATCTTTCAAACTTTGCAGATCGTGAACGTATTGCAGGTATTCTAGAACATAATCCTGAAAACTTGAAAAAATGGTTAGCAGACCCTGAAGCTGTGAAGCCAGGTAACAAGATGACAGGTACGTACAAAGACTTAAGCGATCAAGAGCTTGATGCGCTTACGGAATATATGTACACATTAACAAAAGAAAGTAAATAA
- a CDS encoding cbb3-type cytochrome c oxidase subunit I yields the protein MSSMAQKQGIGAIIWDYLTTVDHKKIAKLYLFGGLLYFVIGGIEAMLIRMQLMFPNNDLLVGRDFNEVITAHGITMLIFVAMPLVFALGNLVLPLQIGARDVAFPFLNALGFWLYFFGALFFNIGWFTGDMPAAGWTSYASLTMDDPTRGVDYYIIGLQISGIGSLIGAINFIATVITMRAPGMTFMRMPLFTWTMFMSSVLILFAFPPLTIGLFLLFFDRLFNGAFFNEALGGNTIIYEHLFWIFGHPEVYILVLPAFGVFSEVIATFSRKRLFGYTAMVFAVSLIGFLGFMVWAHHMFTVGMGPVANSIFAVATMAIAVPTGIKIFNWLFTMWGGNVKFTTPMLYTVWFIPTFVMGGVTGVMLASSAADYQFHDTYFVVAHFHYVIAGGVVLGLFAGLHYWWPKMWGVMLSDRVGKISFWLWYIGFHLTFFIQHFLGLWGMPRRVFTFLPNQGWESANFISTIGAFLMAIGVVIMVANFVWSWVAGEKAEADAWGDGRTLEWAIASPPPEYNFAQTPLVRGVDALWVEKMEGDGKMKPAEVIGDIHMPNGSILPFLQSVGLFISGFGFMYHDLGTNKVALAIAIGGVLFTFACMFARSVKDDFGYHIHKEELERDMKGAKA from the coding sequence ATGAGTTCGATGGCTCAGAAACAAGGTATTGGCGCCATCATCTGGGATTACCTAACAACGGTAGACCATAAGAAGATTGCCAAGCTATACCTTTTTGGCGGATTGCTCTATTTCGTTATCGGTGGTATCGAAGCAATGCTTATCCGTATGCAGTTAATGTTCCCGAACAATGATTTACTTGTTGGTCGTGACTTTAACGAAGTAATTACAGCTCACGGTATCACAATGTTAATTTTCGTAGCGATGCCACTTGTGTTCGCACTCGGTAACCTCGTATTACCGTTGCAGATAGGGGCTCGTGACGTAGCGTTCCCATTCTTGAATGCACTTGGTTTTTGGTTATATTTCTTTGGTGCATTATTCTTTAATATCGGCTGGTTCACTGGTGATATGCCAGCAGCAGGTTGGACATCTTATGCATCATTAACAATGGATGACCCGACACGTGGTGTAGACTATTACATCATCGGTCTTCAAATCTCTGGTATCGGTTCATTAATCGGTGCAATTAACTTTATCGCAACAGTTATCACAATGCGTGCGCCTGGTATGACTTTCATGCGTATGCCGTTGTTCACATGGACAATGTTCATGTCTTCAGTACTTATCTTATTCGCATTCCCACCGTTAACAATTGGTCTATTCTTGCTATTCTTTGACCGTTTATTCAATGGTGCGTTCTTCAATGAAGCACTTGGTGGAAATACGATTATTTATGAGCATTTATTCTGGATCTTCGGACACCCTGAAGTATACATTCTAGTACTTCCAGCGTTCGGTGTATTCTCAGAAGTTATTGCAACATTCTCACGTAAGCGTTTATTCGGTTATACAGCAATGGTATTTGCGGTATCACTAATTGGCTTCTTAGGATTCATGGTATGGGCTCACCATATGTTTACAGTAGGTATGGGTCCAGTTGCTAACTCAATTTTCGCTGTTGCAACGATGGCAATCGCTGTACCAACAGGTATCAAAATCTTTAACTGGCTATTTACAATGTGGGGCGGTAACGTTAAGTTTACGACGCCTATGCTTTATACAGTTTGGTTTATCCCAACATTCGTTATGGGTGGGGTAACTGGTGTTATGCTTGCATCTTCAGCAGCTGACTATCAGTTCCATGATACTTATTTCGTAGTAGCTCACTTCCACTATGTAATTGCTGGTGGGGTAGTACTAGGTTTATTCGCAGGCCTTCATTACTGGTGGCCAAAAATGTGGGGCGTTATGCTAAGCGACCGTGTTGGAAAGATTTCTTTCTGGTTATGGTATATTGGCTTCCACTTAACATTCTTTATCCAGCATTTCCTTGGACTTTGGGGAATGCCGCGCCGTGTATTTACATTCCTTCCGAACCAAGGTTGGGAAAGTGCAAACTTTATTAGTACAATCGGTGCTTTCTTAATGGCAATTGGTGTCGTTATTATGGTAGCTAACTTCGTATGGAGCTGGGTTGCAGGTGAGAAAGCAGAAGCAGACGCTTGGGGAGACGGCCGTACGCTTGAATGGGCAATTGCATCTCCGCCACCTGAATACAACTTTGCTCAAACACCACTTGTACGTGGCGTTGACGCACTTTGGGTTGAAAAGATGGAAGGCGACGGCAAGATGAAGCCTGCTGAAGTAATCGGCGACATTCATATGCCAAACGGTTCCATTCTACCGTTCTTACAGTCTGTAGGTCTATTTATCTCCGGTTTCGGATTTATGTATCATGACCTTGGTACAAACAAAGTTGCGCTTGCAATCGCAATCGGTGGTGTACTATTTACATTTGCTTGTATGTTTGCACGTTCTGTTAAGGATGATTTCGGATATCACATCCACAAAGAAGAACTTGAGCGTGATATGAAAGGGGCGAAGGCATAA
- a CDS encoding cytochrome (ubi)quinol oxidase subunit III, with the protein MDMSKPFTQNNFPAEPEKATLEGKNKFIGFWLFLGGETVLFASLFGTFLALRHSYASGPSAEELFQLPLVFMATMILLSSSLTSVYAMYHMKNNSFGKMKVWLWITWLLGLSFLLLEVYEFNHYIHEGLTYTTSAFGSAFYTLVGTHGGHVAFGLLWIGTLLIRNNKRGITPYTAPKYYLASLYWHFIDVVWVFIFTAVYLMGKVG; encoded by the coding sequence ATGGATATGAGTAAGCCGTTTACACAGAATAACTTTCCTGCCGAGCCCGAAAAAGCCACTCTAGAAGGTAAAAATAAGTTTATTGGTTTTTGGCTCTTCTTAGGAGGAGAAACAGTTCTTTTCGCATCATTATTTGGTACATTCCTTGCTTTGCGTCACTCATATGCAAGCGGACCATCTGCTGAAGAATTGTTTCAGTTGCCGCTAGTTTTCATGGCGACAATGATTCTTTTGTCAAGTAGTTTGACAAGTGTGTACGCAATGTACCACATGAAAAACAACAGTTTTGGCAAAATGAAAGTATGGCTTTGGATTACATGGTTGCTTGGTTTATCTTTCCTTCTTTTAGAGGTATATGAGTTTAACCATTATATCCATGAAGGCTTGACATATACTACAAGTGCATTTGGTTCAGCTTTCTATACACTTGTAGGAACACATGGAGGCCACGTTGCCTTCGGTCTACTATGGATTGGAACACTTCTAATCCGTAATAATAAGCGTGGTATTACACCGTATACAGCACCAAAGTATTACCTTGCAAGTCTTTACTGGCACTTTATCGACGTTGTGTGGGTATTCATCTTTACAGCTGTTTACTTAATGGGAAAGGTGGGTTAA
- the ctaF gene encoding cytochrome c oxidase subunit IVB — MANNTNSSHSLEFRKQRNKEDMKQQVVVFAMMIFFTIIAFGAVALEVITAQFTAPFILVLAIVQVLFQLYYFMHMSHKGHEAPAVFIFTGVIVTAVTIAALMTVVWW, encoded by the coding sequence ATGGCAAATAACACTAACTCATCCCACAGTTTAGAGTTTCGTAAACAACGCAACAAAGAAGACATGAAGCAGCAGGTTGTCGTATTTGCAATGATGATTTTCTTCACAATCATTGCATTCGGTGCGGTAGCACTTGAGGTTATTACAGCACAATTTACAGCGCCATTCATCCTTGTATTGGCAATTGTGCAAGTATTATTCCAACTGTATTACTTCATGCATATGAGTCACAAAGGCCACGAAGCACCTGCCGTTTTCATTTTTACAGGTGTTATCGTAACTGCCGTAACAATTGCAGCATTAATGACAGTCGTTTGGTGGTAA
- the ctaG gene encoding cytochrome c oxidase assembly factor CtaG: MLENIQIFGFRALWSPYYMVFIIALGALYLSLVRGRLMNKFESAEPATKKQMFYFLSALVILYAVKGSPVDLLGHLNFSLHMVQMSLLYLAVPPLMILGTPEWLFRKFANLKVIHPVYKVFSRPIIALFLFNGLFSMYHFPVIFDVIKTDPLLHGLVTSVIFFCAFFMWIPLIAPLPEYDRLGDLQKMGYLFSNGVLLTPACALIIFANNPLYATYSDPAAWAEALALCVPASLLTNIDVSNLSLFSFTTILKDQQLGGVIMKIVQEIIYGMTLGYVFTRWVKNEQKRGDEEVAKYMSPQPSDS, from the coding sequence ATGTTAGAAAACATTCAGATTTTTGGTTTTCGGGCATTGTGGAGCCCGTATTATATGGTCTTCATTATCGCATTAGGAGCTTTATATCTAAGCCTTGTTCGCGGCCGGCTAATGAATAAATTTGAAAGTGCTGAGCCAGCTACGAAAAAGCAGATGTTTTACTTTTTATCTGCACTTGTTATTCTGTATGCTGTGAAAGGAAGCCCAGTCGATTTGCTAGGGCATTTGAATTTCAGCTTACATATGGTTCAAATGTCGCTTTTGTATTTAGCTGTTCCGCCATTAATGATTCTTGGCACACCAGAGTGGTTATTTAGAAAATTTGCAAATCTTAAGGTGATTCATCCAGTATACAAAGTATTTTCTAGACCGATTATTGCACTGTTTTTATTTAATGGGCTATTTTCAATGTATCATTTTCCGGTAATTTTTGATGTGATCAAAACAGACCCGTTATTGCATGGTCTTGTGACATCAGTTATTTTCTTCTGTGCTTTCTTTATGTGGATTCCACTAATTGCACCGCTGCCTGAATATGACCGTCTTGGTGATTTGCAGAAAATGGGTTACCTGTTCTCAAATGGAGTTCTCTTAACGCCAGCTTGTGCGCTAATCATTTTCGCAAATAATCCATTGTATGCCACATATTCTGACCCAGCCGCATGGGCTGAAGCATTAGCGCTTTGCGTACCAGCTTCCTTGCTGACAAACATTGATGTTTCAAACTTATCGTTGTTCTCGTTCACAACAATTTTGAAAGACCAACAGCTTGGCGGCGTCATTATGAAGATTGTTCAAGAAATTATTTATGGCATGACGCTTGGATATGTCTTTACAAGATGGGTTAAGAATGAGCAAAAACGTGGAGATGAAGAAGTAGCAAAATATATGTCACCACAGCCAAGTGATTCATAA
- the ytvI gene encoding sporulation integral membrane protein YtvI — translation MSKLFTRRLLITILIIAIILLISLWLLPNALPLIIAFFSALALEPLVRMFMNRMNLKRNLSVFIVFMLFLCFLGLSSYFIVTKVVTEVVNISENAPEYINEIGALLTEVESDFVRASEDLPEELVDEISNQVTDFLNGLKADLSNNIKLENITNVLTNIPNYLVSFIVYLIALFLFMMGLPNVRDHFYSFLTDETADKVNFMTSRLTYVVAGFFKAQFLVSLIIFFVSLIGLMMIAPSVALVMSLIIWAIDFIPIIGSIVILLPWSLFQFLTGDVVVGTKLAILAAILLIIRRTVEPKVMGQHIGLSPLSTLIAMYLGLKVFGVLGFFIGPVVLIAFNSAREAGIIKMNFKI, via the coding sequence TTGTCTAAATTGTTTACACGCCGACTACTGATTACAATACTTATCATTGCAATCATACTGCTCATAAGCTTATGGCTCTTGCCAAATGCCTTGCCACTTATCATTGCATTCTTTTCTGCACTGGCACTCGAACCGCTTGTAAGAATGTTTATGAACAGGATGAACTTAAAACGGAATTTATCTGTCTTTATTGTATTTATGCTTTTTCTATGCTTTCTCGGCTTAAGCAGCTATTTTATCGTAACGAAAGTTGTCACTGAAGTTGTCAATATTAGTGAAAATGCGCCCGAATACATAAATGAAATCGGTGCACTGCTGACAGAAGTCGAATCGGACTTTGTGAGGGCCTCTGAGGATTTGCCTGAAGAACTTGTCGATGAGATCAGCAACCAAGTGACAGACTTTTTAAACGGCTTAAAAGCTGATTTAAGCAATAACATAAAACTCGAAAACATTACAAATGTTTTAACAAATATTCCTAATTATCTTGTCAGCTTTATTGTCTACTTAATTGCCCTCTTTTTATTTATGATGGGGCTTCCGAATGTAAGGGACCATTTCTATTCATTTTTGACAGATGAAACAGCTGATAAAGTGAATTTCATGACATCACGTTTAACATATGTTGTTGCAGGTTTTTTCAAAGCACAGTTTCTTGTCAGCTTGATTATCTTTTTTGTTTCATTAATCGGACTGATGATGATTGCACCAAGCGTAGCGCTAGTAATGTCGCTTATTATTTGGGCAATTGATTTTATCCCGATTATCGGCTCAATTGTCATCTTACTGCCGTGGTCATTGTTTCAGTTTCTAACAGGCGATGTCGTCGTTGGCACAAAATTAGCGATTCTAGCCGCTATCCTTCTCATCATTCGCCGTACAGTGGAACCGAAAGTAATGGGTCAGCACATCGGTCTGTCCCCGCTCTCGACCTTAATTGCGATGTACCTTGGCTTAAAAGTATTTGGCGTACTCGGCTTCTTTATCGGTCCAGTTGTTCTAATTGCCTTTAACTCAGCAAGAGAAGCCGGCATTATTAAAATGAATTTCAAGATCTAA
- a CDS encoding Asp23/Gls24 family envelope stress response protein has protein sequence MVSKWLERGELTISDEVIAVIAALTAQEIDGVASFVSDIRDDFSRVVNKRGGKRGVFVETNEENETVLTMKVAVDYGVKIAEVCHNVQRAVKEEVEMMTGISVKEVNVSVVQVKFE, from the coding sequence ATGGTTTCGAAGTGGCTTGAGCGAGGAGAGTTAACAATTTCTGATGAAGTAATAGCTGTCATCGCTGCATTGACAGCTCAAGAAATTGATGGAGTAGCAAGCTTTGTTTCTGATATCCGTGACGATTTCTCGCGTGTTGTTAACAAACGAGGCGGCAAGCGAGGCGTGTTCGTCGAAACAAATGAGGAAAATGAGACGGTGCTTACGATGAAAGTGGCAGTCGACTATGGCGTGAAAATCGCAGAGGTATGCCATAATGTGCAGCGTGCTGTGAAGGAAGAGGTTGAAATGATGACAGGGATTTCTGTAAAAGAAGTTAATGTCTCAGTCGTGCAGGTGAAATTTGAATAA
- a CDS encoding YugN family protein gives MKLEIAALESKVVELKILNEVMKKNGLVLGDTWDYERVSYDRKFENLDTGEVFYLRVLGYAVEGNIDSGHGQVQLMTPLLGKHYYPHGVEYGEGEDFPKNIITKSEKILNTVASDIEALVK, from the coding sequence ATGAAGCTTGAAATTGCAGCTCTAGAAAGCAAAGTAGTTGAACTGAAAATTTTGAATGAAGTCATGAAGAAGAACGGCCTTGTACTAGGCGATACGTGGGATTATGAACGTGTTTCATACGACCGCAAATTTGAAAACCTTGATACTGGCGAAGTGTTCTATCTTCGTGTACTCGGTTATGCAGTAGAAGGCAACATTGATTCAGGGCATGGACAAGTGCAGCTTATGACGCCGCTTCTTGGTAAGCACTACTACCCGCATGGTGTTGAATATGGTGAAGGTGAAGACTTCCCGAAAAACATCATCACAAAATCAGAAAAAATCCTTAATACAGTAGCTTCAGACATTGAGGCTCTTGTAAAATAA
- a CDS encoding CAP domain-containing protein — protein MKKWLFLIASAVLSLMVFAGGAHAQNTVTHIVKPGETLWIISQKYKENLWDVIRANPQLENPNLIYPYQKIKIPHEPSATRQRQPNMQNMQGMQNVEKQVVQLTNQERAKQGLKPLQADASLAKVARTKSADMRDKGYFSHNSPTYGSPFNMMKQFGIQYTAAAENIAAGQPSPEAVVKAWMDSPGHRRNILNPDMTHIGVGYAEGGSYGKYWTQMFIRK, from the coding sequence ATGAAGAAATGGTTGTTCTTAATTGCAAGCGCAGTGTTATCCTTAATGGTATTTGCAGGAGGAGCACATGCACAGAACACAGTTACCCATATTGTAAAACCAGGTGAAACACTTTGGATTATCTCACAGAAGTATAAGGAAAATCTTTGGGATGTCATTCGAGCAAACCCACAGCTTGAAAATCCAAACTTAATTTACCCGTATCAAAAAATTAAGATTCCGCATGAGCCTTCCGCTACTCGTCAACGTCAACCGAACATGCAGAACATGCAAGGTATGCAGAATGTAGAGAAGCAGGTTGTTCAACTTACAAACCAAGAGCGTGCAAAGCAAGGTCTTAAGCCATTACAGGCAGATGCAAGCTTAGCAAAAGTAGCACGTACGAAGTCAGCTGATATGCGTGATAAAGGGTATTTTAGTCATAATTCACCGACATATGGTTCGCCATTTAATATGATGAAACAATTTGGTATTCAATACACAGCTGCAGCTGAGAACATTGCAGCAGGTCAGCCATCGCCAGAAGCTGTTGTAAAAGCATGGATGGATTCTCCGGGCCACCGCAGAAACATTTTAAATCCAGATATGACACATATCGGTGTTGGTTATGCTGAAGGTGGAAGCTACGGTAAGTACTGGACGCAAATGTTCATTCGTAAATAA